CTTGTTAAGAATGTTCATAGTTTCAGATCTCCGAGAAAAATATGAGGACTAGCTACAAGTTGTTTGAAATTTTCTGTAGAGCTTGATGTGGGATCATGAATTAAGGACCCATAGGAAACGTCTTCTTGTGGGTACTTTTGAAATATGACAAGGATAGCACATGCTGATAAGATCATGCGGTCATATGCCACTAATTTTGGTTGGGACCAATAACTTGATGATTGTGAATTTGAATGGCCCCAGATGGCAAAGAAATTAATACgataattaacatgatttacCTATCTAAAGTCTAAACTGgcaaccctttaaaaaaaaaaaaaaaaaaggaggaaaaaggaAAGGTAAAACacataattctatttttttccgaTCAATTACTTGTTGGAGGAAGATCGGAGGTCTTGTGATACGGCGGCATCTCTGTATCCTTGAAAACTCTACTCCcgaagataaaaaaacctacaaGATGTCCTGCCACGGCTACAATAAACACACCGCCGTTAAAGGACATGACAGCAAGCATTACCATATAGGCAAGACCAACCCTGACAGCATGCATCAATGCCTGTATAAGACCAGCTGCGACATTGTTGGACCCTGGCTTGACTAATCGGCAATGAGAGAGCCACTCGACCAGGACCGCAAGCACAAAAATGAACACCAAGGCCAGCACGTACATGCCTGTACTTGTGCCAGGCCAGCCGGAGAAAAGGATCAATGTATCCTTGCCCCAGAAGAATGTCATGTGCGTCATCATCTTGTGGTCCATCCCGTCGGTGCCGTTCATGGGTGTTGATGGTGGCGGTGACATGCCAGGCAGATGATGGTCAGGGtccat
This region of Populus trichocarpa isolate Nisqually-1 chromosome 9, P.trichocarpa_v4.1, whole genome shotgun sequence genomic DNA includes:
- the LOC7481511 gene encoding copper transporter 6 gives rise to the protein MDPDHHLPGMSPPPSTPMNGTDGMDHKMMTHMTFFWGKDTLILFSGWPGTSTGMYVLALVFIFVLAVLVEWLSHCRLVKPGSNNVAAGLIQALMHAVRVGLAYMVMLAVMSFNGGVFIVAVAGHLVGFFIFGSRVFKDTEMPPYHKTSDLPPTSN